Below is a genomic region from Halobacterium sp. CBA1132.
CGGCGTCGACGGCGGCGTCGTCGCCGGCCTGCTGGACATCCAGCGTCTCGAAGGTGACCGTGCCTTCGAGGACGTGGAAGATTTCCTCTTGGTTCTGGTGGCTGTGGAGGCCGTACGCGAAGCTGTCGCCGGCGTCGAGTTCGTAGTAGTTGAGCGCGGCGTCGGCGACGCCGAGCGCGTCCGTCAGCGGGACGTTCCGGTCGGCGGGGCCCATCCGGGAGTCGAGGTCGTCGAGGCGGACGTGTCGCATGGGCGGTGGGACGCCGCGAGTTCGGATAAGCCTGACTCGACGCGGGCCGGCACCCGCTGGGTTGATACCGCCGGCCGCCCGACTCGTGGGTATGGCAATCGACCCGCAGTTCCACGAGAACCGCAAGCAGGTGGACACGCACAAGGGCCACGACGTCTGGGGACCCGTCGAGGAGCCCGAGAAACTCGGCGTTCACGGCACGCACGTCGCCGTCGACTTCGACATCTGTCTGGCGGACGGCGCCTGCCTCGAAGACTGTCCGGTGGACGTCTTCGAGTGGGTCGACACGCCCGGCCACCCCGAATCCGAGCGGAAAGCCGACCCCGCCAACGAGACCCAGTGCATCGACTGCATGCTCTGCGTGGACGTCTGTCCGGTGGACGCAATCGATGTCGACCCGAGCCGGTAGAAGGGAGGGCGTTAGTCGCCGAGCGAGACCGTACGGGGTCGCTACGACCGTTCGATTTCGAGCTGCTCTCGGAGCTGCTGGAGGGCGTCGCTGTCGGAGAGCTCGTCGAGCCGCTTCTGGAAGTGCTCCTCGCAGACGCCGACCTTCAGGCCGC
It encodes:
- a CDS encoding ferredoxin family protein; this translates as MAIDPQFHENRKQVDTHKGHDVWGPVEEPEKLGVHGTHVAVDFDICLADGACLEDCPVDVFEWVDTPGHPESERKADPANETQCIDCMLCVDVCPVDAIDVDPSR
- a CDS encoding DUF6757 family protein translates to MQCHYCDRDADLTVEKGGLKVGVCEEHFQKRLDELSDSDALQQLREQLEIERS